CGGTAATGGTTAAAGCCTTTATCGCCACAGAAGACAGTCGCTTTTATGAGCACCATGGGGTAGACCCGGTGGGGATCTTCCGTGCGGCTAGCGTCGCGTTGTTCTCCGGCCACGCATCGCAAGGGGCGAGTACCATCACCCAACAGTTGGCGAGAAACTTCTTCCTGAGCCCGGAACGTACGCTGATGCGTAAGATCAAGGAAGTGTTCCTGGCGATCCGCATTGAACAACTGCTGAGTAAAGATGAGATCCTCGAACTGTATCTGAACAAGATCTACCTGGGGTATCGCGCCTATGGCGTGGGTGCTGCCGCGCAGGTTTATTTCGGTAAGACCGTTGATCAGCTCAGCTTAAGTGAAATTGCGGTGATTGCCGGTCTGCCAAAAGCGCCGTCAACCTTCAACCCCCTCTATTCGATGGACAGAGCAACCGCGCGACGTAACGTCGTGCTGTCGCGTATGCTGAGCGAAAACTACATCACGCAGGCCCAGTACGATCAGGCACGCGGCGAGGCCATTGACGCCAACTACCACGCGCCGGAAATTGCCTTCTCCGCGCCGTATCTGTCTGAGATGGTGCGCCAGGAGATGTATAACCGTTATGGCGAAAAAGCCTATGAAGACGGGTATCGCATTACCACCACCATTACGCGCAAAGTACAGCAAGCGGCTCAGCAGGCGGTACGTAACAACGTGATGGATTACGACATGCGCCACGGCTACCGCGGCCCGTCGAACGTGTTGTGGAAAGTGGGCGAAAGCAGTTGGGACAGCAAGAAGATCACCGATACGCTGAAAGCGCTGCCGACTTATGGTCCCCTGCTGCCGGCGATTGTTACCAGCGCCAATCCGCAGGAAGCCATCGCCGCTCTGGCGGATGGTACCTCCGTATCATTACGAATGGATGGCATGCGCTGGGCGCGTCCTTACCGCTCGGATACCCAGCAAGGCCCAACGCCGCGTAAAGTGACCGACGTGGTACAGACCGGCCAGCAAATCTGGGTACGCCAGGTTGGCGATGCCTGGTGGCTGGCGCAAGTGCCGGACGTTAACTCCGCTCTGGTCTCCATCAATCCGCAAAACGGAGCGGTGCTGGCACTGGTTGGTGGTTTTGACTTCAACCAGAGCAAGTTTAACCGTGCAACCCAGGCGTTACGCCAGGTGGGTTCCAATATCAAACCTTTCCTGTATACCGCCGCGATGGATAAAGGCCTGACGCTGGCGAGCATGCTCAACGACGTACCGATCTCCCGCTGGGATGCCGGTGCCGGTTCCGACTGGCAGCCGAAGAACTCACCGCCGCAGTATGCTGGTCCTATCCGCTTACGTCAGGGGCTGGGCCAGTCGAAAAACGTGGTGATGGTACGCGCCATGCGCGCCATGGGCGTGGATTACGCGGCAGAGTATCTGCAACGTTTCGGCTTCCCGGCACAGAACATTGTGCACACCGAATCGCTGGCGCTGGGTTCGGCCTCATTCACGCCGTTGCAGGTGGCGCGAGGTTACGCGGTGATGTCTAACGGCGGCTTCCTGGTCGATCCGTATTTCATCAGCAAAATCGAAAGCGATATGGGCGGCGTTATCTTCGAAGCGAAACCGAAAATCGCCTGTCCGGAATGCGATATTCCGGTGATTTACGGCGATACCCAAAAATCTAACGTACTGGAAAACAGTAACGTAGAAGATGTCGCCGTTTCGCAGGAACAGCAGAATGCCGCCGTGCCTATGCCACAGCTTGAGCAGGCCAACCAGGCGCTGGTCGCGCAAAGCGGAACGCAGGAGTATGCCCCACACGTGATCAACACGCCGCTGGCCTTCCTGATTAAAAGCGCGCTGAACACCAACATCTTTGGTGAACCAGGCTGGATGGGAACCGGTTGGCGCGCAGGTCGTGATTTACAGCGTCATGATATCGGCGGGAAAACCGGGACCACCAACAGCTCTAAAGATGCGTGGTTCTCCGGTTACGGACCAGGGGTGGTGACGTCAGTATGGATCGGCTTTGATGACCATCGCCGTAACCTTGGTCACACGACAGCCTCCGGGGCGATCAAAGACCAAATCTCCGGCTACGAAGGTGGCGCGAAGAGTGCGCAGCCTGCATGGGACGCCTACATGAAGTCCGTGCTGGAAGGCGTGCCTGAACAGCCGCTGACGCCGCCGCCGGGTATCGTGACGGTCAATATCGATCGCAGCACAGGTCAACTGGCAAGCGGTGGCAACAGCCGCGCAGAGTACTTCATTGAAGGCACTCAGCCGACGCAACAGGCGGTGCATGAGGTGGGGACAACCATTATTGATAATGGTGAGACGCACGAGTTGTTCTAATCTTTTGCCGGATGACGCTTCGCTTATCCGGCCTACATTTTCGGCGCAATTATTTAATATTGCTGGATGTTGTAGGCCCGGATAAGGCGTCAGCCGCCATCTGGCAACATAAACTACAATCGCCCTTGCCCTTTCAGCCATTCGCGAACGAGGAACAGCGCACTGACATTACGCGCTTCGTGAAAATCAGGATCTTCCAGCAGGTCCATTAAATGCGCCAGCGGCCAGCGCACCTGCGGTAATGGCTCAGGCTCATCGCCCTCCAGCGATTCAGAATATAAGTCCTCAGCCACCACGATGTTCATCTTGCTGGAGAAGTAAGATGGCGCCATGCTGAGTTTCTTTAAAAACGTCAGATCTTTTGCACCAAACCCCACCTCTTCTTTCAGTTCCCGATTCGCCGCCTCAAATACGCTTTCGCCAGGATCGATTAACCCTTTGGAAAACCCCAGCTCATAAGATTCGGTCCCAACCGCATATTCACGGATGAGGATCAGGTGGTCGTCCACAATCGGCACAATCATTACCGCTTCACGCGTGGATGGGCGCATACGTTCATAAACGCGACGTACGCCATTGCTGAACTCAAGGTCCACGCTTTCGACTTTAAACAGTCGGGATTGGGCGACGGTTTCCACTTTCAAAATCGTGGGTTTCTGTAATGATTTGCTCATTGTGAGGATCTTTGCTGTGAAATCTGGGGTTATTGTGCGATATACCGCACGGTTTCGGCAATGTGAATTGCCGTTTATTTACATTTATGTAACGTACTAAAAGTTAATCCCTATTTCAAATTAAAAGTCAATAGGTTGAAATAACTCCAGGAATTTGCTGATATTCCATTTTTAGTGATTTTGCTATGATTCGCATTTACTGGGCTGTACTTAAAGATGCTCAAGTTCGACTCCACACTTGCCGATAGCCAACCACAGAATCACGAATATTGAACAGGGTGCGACTGACCACGCCTGACAGACTAAGTAAGATGGGGAAAGCATGAGCACCATTCTAATTT
The Citrobacter arsenatis DNA segment above includes these coding regions:
- the mrcA gene encoding peptidoglycan glycosyltransferase/peptidoglycan DD-transpeptidase MrcA, whose amino-acid sequence is MKFVKYLLILAVCCILLGAGSIYGLYRYIEPQLPDVATLKDVRLQIPMQVYSADGELIAQYGEKRRIPVTLDQMPPVMVKAFIATEDSRFYEHHGVDPVGIFRAASVALFSGHASQGASTITQQLARNFFLSPERTLMRKIKEVFLAIRIEQLLSKDEILELYLNKIYLGYRAYGVGAAAQVYFGKTVDQLSLSEIAVIAGLPKAPSTFNPLYSMDRATARRNVVLSRMLSENYITQAQYDQARGEAIDANYHAPEIAFSAPYLSEMVRQEMYNRYGEKAYEDGYRITTTITRKVQQAAQQAVRNNVMDYDMRHGYRGPSNVLWKVGESSWDSKKITDTLKALPTYGPLLPAIVTSANPQEAIAALADGTSVSLRMDGMRWARPYRSDTQQGPTPRKVTDVVQTGQQIWVRQVGDAWWLAQVPDVNSALVSINPQNGAVLALVGGFDFNQSKFNRATQALRQVGSNIKPFLYTAAMDKGLTLASMLNDVPISRWDAGAGSDWQPKNSPPQYAGPIRLRQGLGQSKNVVMVRAMRAMGVDYAAEYLQRFGFPAQNIVHTESLALGSASFTPLQVARGYAVMSNGGFLVDPYFISKIESDMGGVIFEAKPKIACPECDIPVIYGDTQKSNVLENSNVEDVAVSQEQQNAAVPMPQLEQANQALVAQSGTQEYAPHVINTPLAFLIKSALNTNIFGEPGWMGTGWRAGRDLQRHDIGGKTGTTNSSKDAWFSGYGPGVVTSVWIGFDDHRRNLGHTTASGAIKDQISGYEGGAKSAQPAWDAYMKSVLEGVPEQPLTPPPGIVTVNIDRSTGQLASGGNSRAEYFIEGTQPTQQAVHEVGTTIIDNGETHELF
- the nudE gene encoding ADP compounds hydrolase NudE; the protein is MSKSLQKPTILKVETVAQSRLFKVESVDLEFSNGVRRVYERMRPSTREAVMIVPIVDDHLILIREYAVGTESYELGFSKGLIDPGESVFEAANRELKEEVGFGAKDLTFLKKLSMAPSYFSSKMNIVVAEDLYSESLEGDEPEPLPQVRWPLAHLMDLLEDPDFHEARNVSALFLVREWLKGQGRL